A portion of the Actomonas aquatica genome contains these proteins:
- a CDS encoding heavy metal translocating P-type ATPase has product MSDAAEQTAEPGLQADADLVARGWMRIGIGLAVAGQAMVFGLAINVTPADGVGYWVVHGGLMLSALLVLIFLGGDMVGAAWRSLREARISIDLLFLVTLTGALAGSLVSTFTRTGAVYYEVVAVLIAVHTLGKLIGARSRLAALSAVDKTRAQFASVRVREPDGREVTKPVKALRGDERVLVAPGEAIAVDGTIVRGRSYISETSMTGEWRPVPRGEGEAVLAGTHAVDGDLEIAPTIGARRLDHILSEVERARVAPSALQAQADTLMRFFLPVVVTVSVGTFAFWWLRGPWPEALFNAMAVLLVACPCAMGLATPIAVWSGLARLVKLGVVARTGDLLDALGRCDQLCIDKTGTLSEERMEVLAWRMEGAWTDPASSAWLRGAVARLEDGLMHPVAQALVSAGGGDPGSATTMTEREVVAGGGVRGRVDGRQVAVGEWDLHGFTGDAPSGAAKAVWVSVDGALAATVELGERWRVGLTETLAELRELGVAVEVLTGDRHPPTDLGVPVEGGLSPEDKVARIAAHQAAGRQVVFVGDGVNDAAAMGVANGSIAVGGGADLARASAMGTMAGDDLRVVPRAIRLGRVVRRGIYGNLRFAACYNVTGMILAASGWLHPVVAAFLMVGSSIAVGVRALRAAEKVTVE; this is encoded by the coding sequence GTGAGCGACGCGGCAGAGCAAACGGCCGAACCCGGTTTGCAGGCCGATGCCGATCTGGTGGCGCGCGGCTGGATGCGCATCGGCATCGGACTCGCGGTGGCGGGGCAGGCGATGGTGTTTGGCCTAGCGATCAATGTGACGCCGGCCGACGGCGTGGGTTATTGGGTCGTGCATGGCGGACTCATGCTCTCGGCGCTGCTCGTGTTGATCTTTCTCGGCGGTGACATGGTGGGCGCAGCGTGGCGTTCGCTGCGGGAGGCGCGCATCAGCATCGATCTGTTGTTTTTGGTCACGCTGACCGGCGCGCTGGCGGGATCGTTGGTGAGCACCTTCACCCGCACTGGAGCAGTCTATTACGAAGTTGTGGCGGTGCTCATCGCGGTGCACACGCTGGGCAAACTTATCGGCGCGCGCAGCCGTCTCGCGGCGCTGTCGGCGGTCGATAAAACCCGCGCGCAGTTTGCGAGCGTGCGGGTGCGTGAACCCGATGGCCGCGAAGTCACCAAGCCGGTGAAAGCGCTGCGCGGCGATGAACGGGTGTTGGTGGCGCCGGGCGAAGCCATCGCGGTGGACGGCACCATCGTGCGCGGGCGTAGTTATATTTCGGAGACAAGCATGACCGGCGAGTGGCGGCCGGTGCCGCGGGGTGAAGGCGAGGCGGTGCTGGCGGGAACGCATGCCGTCGACGGCGATTTGGAAATCGCGCCCACGATCGGCGCCCGCCGTCTCGATCACATTTTGAGCGAAGTGGAACGCGCGCGGGTGGCGCCGAGTGCACTGCAGGCGCAGGCCGATACGCTCATGCGTTTTTTCCTCCCCGTGGTGGTGACGGTGAGTGTCGGCACCTTTGCGTTCTGGTGGCTGCGGGGGCCGTGGCCGGAAGCCTTGTTCAACGCCATGGCGGTGCTGTTGGTGGCGTGTCCCTGTGCGATGGGCTTGGCCACGCCGATCGCGGTCTGGAGTGGCTTGGCGCGGTTGGTGAAACTCGGCGTCGTGGCGCGCACCGGTGACCTGCTCGACGCGCTCGGCCGGTGTGATCAACTCTGTATCGACAAAACGGGCACGCTCTCGGAAGAGCGCATGGAAGTGTTGGCGTGGCGTATGGAGGGCGCTTGGACGGATCCGGCGTCGTCGGCCTGGCTGCGCGGCGCGGTGGCCCGGTTGGAGGACGGCCTGATGCATCCCGTGGCGCAGGCCCTGGTTTCAGCCGGGGGCGGTGACCCCGGTTCGGCGACGACCATGACAGAGCGGGAAGTGGTGGCGGGCGGTGGGGTGCGTGGCCGCGTGGACGGGCGCCAGGTCGCGGTGGGCGAATGGGATTTGCATGGGTTCACCGGGGACGCGCCGTCGGGCGCGGCCAAGGCGGTGTGGGTGTCGGTGGACGGCGCGCTCGCGGCGACGGTGGAGCTGGGCGAACGCTGGCGGGTGGGCCTCACCGAGACGCTCGCGGAACTGCGCGAACTCGGTGTGGCAGTGGAGGTGCTCACGGGCGACCGGCATCCACCGACGGATCTCGGCGTGCCGGTCGAGGGGGGCTTGTCGCCGGAGGACAAAGTTGCGCGCATCGCGGCGCATCAGGCTGCCGGCCGGCAGGTCGTATTTGTCGGCGATGGGGTCAACGATGCGGCGGCGATGGGCGTGGCCAACGGCTCGATCGCGGTGGGCGGGGGCGCGGATCTGGCGCGGGCGTCGGCCATGGGCACGATGGCGGGTGATGACCTGCGGGTCGTGCCGCGGGCGATCCGCCTGGGGCGCGTCGTGCGGCGCGGCATTTACGGCAACCTGCGTTTTGCGGCCTGCTACAATGTCACCGGCATGATCCTGGCGGCGAGTGGTTGGCTGCACCCCGTGGTCGCGGCCTTTTTGATGGTCGGCTCCAGCATCGCGGTCGGCGTGCGTGCGCTACGTGCAGCCGAAAAGGTGACGGTGGAGTAG
- a CDS encoding SCO family protein: MTSKIAGFSCCVRRWLGVSLVTTALLLTACNRAEKAAQPERLPVPGRPLTGQIVKVDLERGTLLVDHDPIPDYMPQMVMEFQAGAGDLANLEAGQRIRARLIEEANGVFRLAHIWVQDGLSESQIAAAAAELHEDTVIRGSKVYRAVGENLPDFSLYDQSGQVVDMNRFRGKKVVINFIYTRCPIATMCPAAVTNMMTVQEGVAAAGKSDQLELISVTFDPEYDTPGVLRDYAAARGIDTSNYSFLTGPESAIKDLLRQLGVLAEVEGPLIQHTLATLLVNEEGRIIDRADGSRWDTQQFVRKIVR, encoded by the coding sequence ATGACTTCGAAGATTGCCGGGTTCTCGTGCTGCGTCCGCCGTTGGTTGGGCGTGAGCCTCGTGACCACCGCGCTGTTGCTCACCGCATGCAACCGCGCCGAAAAGGCAGCGCAACCCGAACGACTGCCGGTGCCCGGCCGTCCGCTCACCGGGCAAATCGTGAAGGTCGATCTCGAACGCGGCACCCTGCTCGTCGACCACGACCCCATCCCCGACTACATGCCGCAAATGGTGATGGAGTTCCAAGCCGGCGCGGGTGACCTCGCCAATCTTGAGGCCGGCCAACGCATCCGCGCGCGCCTCATCGAAGAAGCCAACGGCGTCTTCCGTCTCGCGCACATCTGGGTGCAGGACGGTTTGTCCGAGTCACAGATCGCCGCCGCCGCCGCCGAGTTGCACGAGGACACGGTCATTCGCGGCAGCAAGGTTTACCGCGCGGTGGGCGAGAACCTGCCCGACTTTTCGCTGTATGATCAGAGTGGTCAGGTCGTCGATATGAACCGCTTCCGGGGCAAGAAGGTGGTGATCAACTTCATCTACACGCGTTGCCCGATCGCGACGATGTGTCCGGCGGCGGTGACCAACATGATGACGGTGCAGGAAGGCGTCGCGGCGGCCGGCAAGAGTGATCAACTCGAGCTCATCTCGGTCACCTTCGATCCGGAATACGATACGCCTGGCGTGCTGCGCGACTACGCGGCGGCGCGCGGCATCGACACCAGCAACTACAGCTTTCTCACCGGTCCGGAGTCGGCCATCAAAGACCTGCTGCGCCAGCTCGGCGTGTTGGCCGAAGTCGAGGGGCCGCTCATTCAACACACGCTCGCGACGCTCTTGGTGAACGAAGAGGGCCGCATCATCGATCGCGCGGATGGCAGCCGCTGGGACACCCAACAGTTTGTGCGCAAGATCGTGCGCTGA
- a CDS encoding COX15/CtaA family protein, whose translation MPLLSTSARSSSYQPGLAWFATLGGIWVFVLVMLGAFTTSIGAGMIFLDWPLSNGSLNPDGWLSDIMMFAEHSHRLSAGMMSFITIGIWLAVWKKEARAWVRHVALFAVALVFVQALVGGLRVLLDHIFLDSVSVGRLFAMLHACLAQVYVCTLLTIALALSRPWIEASARSDGLAALSRLGRWCCGLLLLQLAIAAIMRHSYAGMAIPTFPLSSADGDLLPPLWNFRVGIHFAHRVMAVVLSVALITYAVKLAKAHLGGAGTTIATLLVAQVALGASVIWTTRNPYVTTGHVLVGALLLATTYGATLWTMRREGRVSV comes from the coding sequence ATGCCGTTGCTCAGCACGTCCGCCCGTTCTTCCAGCTACCAACCCGGTTTGGCGTGGTTCGCCACGCTCGGCGGCATCTGGGTGTTTGTGCTGGTGATGCTCGGCGCGTTCACCACCAGCATCGGCGCCGGCATGATCTTTCTCGATTGGCCGCTCTCCAATGGATCGCTCAATCCCGACGGCTGGCTGAGCGACATCATGATGTTTGCCGAGCACTCCCATCGCCTGAGCGCCGGCATGATGTCCTTTATCACCATCGGCATCTGGTTGGCTGTTTGGAAAAAGGAAGCGCGCGCCTGGGTGCGGCACGTCGCGCTCTTCGCCGTGGCCCTGGTGTTCGTGCAGGCGCTGGTTGGCGGACTGCGGGTGCTGCTCGACCACATCTTCCTCGATTCGGTCAGCGTAGGTCGCCTCTTCGCCATGCTGCACGCCTGCCTCGCGCAGGTCTACGTGTGCACCCTGCTCACCATCGCGCTCGCGCTGTCGCGCCCCTGGATCGAAGCCTCGGCCCGCTCCGACGGACTGGCCGCCCTGTCTCGCCTCGGCCGGTGGTGTTGCGGGCTGTTGCTGCTCCAACTCGCCATCGCGGCGATCATGCGTCATAGCTACGCCGGCATGGCTATCCCCACCTTCCCGCTGAGCTCCGCCGACGGCGACCTGTTGCCGCCGCTGTGGAATTTCCGGGTCGGCATTCACTTCGCCCATCGCGTGATGGCGGTCGTGCTGAGCGTGGCGCTCATCACTTACGCCGTGAAGCTGGCCAAAGCACACCTCGGCGGCGCCGGCACCACCATTGCGACGCTGCTCGTCGCTCAAGTCGCCCTCGGCGCCTCGGTCATTTGGACCACCCGCAATCCCTACGTGACGACCGGTCACGTGCTGGTGGGCGCCCTGCTGCTCGCCACCACTTACGGCGCCACCCTGTGGACCATGCGCCGGGAAGGGAGGGTCAGCGTATGA
- the cyoE gene encoding heme o synthase — protein sequence MSSNDAASASAHEPPVAAAGRFADYVELTKPRLSMLSVITAMVGYLVVKAPWEWTHFIATMVGTSACAGGVASLNQWMERDTDAKMHRTADRPLPSGKVPDGAAFVLGWGLCFGGCFLLFALASPLAAAFALATIVTYLAWYTPAKRWSKWSTEIGAIAGAFPPLIGYAAAHGGMEPLGWVLFGLLAFWQIPHFMAIAWTYREDYSAVDFPMLPVRDRDGQTVALWSLVNTVAVVIVSALPSFMGDATWIYFGVTVLLGLWFMMRAVAFLRKDGRDQAARKLFFASIGWLPLQLGALVIDRLFLV from the coding sequence ATGAGTTCGAACGACGCCGCTTCGGCCTCCGCCCATGAACCGCCCGTCGCGGCGGCCGGTCGTTTTGCCGACTACGTGGAGCTCACCAAACCGCGGCTCAGCATGCTGTCGGTCATCACCGCCATGGTCGGTTACCTTGTGGTGAAGGCGCCGTGGGAGTGGACCCATTTCATTGCCACCATGGTCGGCACCTCCGCCTGCGCCGGCGGTGTCGCGTCGCTCAATCAATGGATGGAGCGCGACACCGACGCCAAGATGCACCGAACTGCCGACCGTCCCCTGCCCTCCGGCAAAGTGCCCGATGGCGCTGCCTTTGTGCTCGGTTGGGGCCTGTGTTTTGGCGGCTGTTTCCTGCTCTTCGCGCTGGCCAGTCCGCTCGCCGCCGCTTTTGCCCTCGCGACCATCGTGACCTACCTCGCGTGGTATACGCCCGCCAAGCGCTGGTCCAAGTGGAGCACCGAGATCGGCGCCATCGCCGGCGCCTTTCCGCCCCTCATCGGTTACGCCGCCGCTCACGGTGGCATGGAACCGCTGGGGTGGGTCTTGTTTGGCCTGCTGGCCTTTTGGCAAATCCCGCACTTCATGGCCATCGCCTGGACTTACCGGGAGGACTACAGCGCGGTCGATTTTCCGATGTTGCCGGTGCGCGACCGCGACGGCCAAACCGTCGCCCTCTGGTCGCTGGTCAACACCGTCGCCGTGGTGATCGTGAGCGCCCTGCCAAGCTTCATGGGCGATGCGACCTGGATCTACTTCGGCGTGACGGTGCTGCTCGGGCTCTGGTTCATGATGCGCGCCGTCGCTTTCCTGCGCAAAGACGGCCGCGACCAAGCCGCCCGCAAACTGTTTTTCGCCTCCATCGGCTGGCTTCCGTTGCAGCTTGGTGCACTGGTGATCGATCGCCTCTTCTTGGTATGA
- a CDS encoding DUF420 domain-containing protein: protein MTIHDIPALNAMLNGLATLLMTFGFGFIKAGYRDAHRKAMLAAGGVSAIFLVGYVAHKIAVQGVHTPFGGEGAIKGIYYAMLISHILLAMSIAYLVPRTFWFAIKGNYERHKKWARWTFPIWYYVSVTGVLVYFFLYRWWPATA, encoded by the coding sequence ATGACGATTCACGACATCCCCGCCCTCAACGCCATGCTCAATGGCCTCGCCACGCTCCTGATGACCTTCGGCTTCGGCTTCATCAAGGCCGGTTACCGCGACGCCCACCGCAAGGCGATGCTCGCCGCCGGCGGCGTGTCGGCGATCTTCCTGGTCGGTTACGTCGCCCACAAAATCGCCGTGCAGGGCGTGCACACCCCCTTCGGCGGCGAAGGCGCGATCAAGGGCATCTACTATGCGATGCTCATCTCCCACATCCTGCTCGCCATGAGCATCGCCTACCTCGTGCCGCGCACCTTCTGGTTCGCCATCAAGGGCAACTATGAGCGGCACAAAAAGTGGGCCCGCTGGACCTTCCCCATCTGGTATTACGTGAGTGTGACCGGCGTCCTGGTCTACTTTTTCCTCTACCGCTGGTGGCCCGCCACGGCCTGA
- a CDS encoding sugar phosphate isomerase/epimerase, whose translation MKPTLALSTCWNSYRHTDGYAMLKEIRDLGFDYAELSHGTRIVLVPGILRAVEEGLIQITSTHNFCPLPTGINHSAPNLFEPSNATHKEHDQWLRHTLKSIDFTAQVGASVMVTHLGSVHFFWTNPVRKVKAYRRMHSELDVAKDPGYRKVLEKALAKQRKRMPPYWEQVLASLEEIRERCLEKKVMIACENREKFQELPLDDDFPAFFDAMPEQRHCGYWHDTGHAELKQNMGVISHREHLEKNASRLLGFHLHDVADDDDHQPVGYGQIDFDMISSFWEPHHRLTLELSPRTTPRHVLMSKERVDALVEKRFG comes from the coding sequence GTGAAGCCGACCCTGGCGCTATCAACCTGCTGGAACTCCTACCGCCACACCGATGGCTACGCGATGCTCAAGGAGATTCGCGACCTCGGTTTCGACTATGCGGAGCTGAGCCACGGGACGCGCATCGTGCTGGTGCCAGGGATTCTGCGGGCAGTCGAAGAGGGGCTGATCCAGATCACTTCGACGCACAATTTTTGTCCGCTACCCACCGGCATCAACCATTCGGCGCCCAACCTGTTTGAGCCGTCGAACGCGACGCACAAGGAGCACGACCAGTGGCTCCGGCACACCCTCAAGTCGATCGACTTCACCGCGCAGGTGGGCGCGTCGGTCATGGTGACGCACCTCGGCAGCGTGCACTTCTTTTGGACCAATCCGGTGCGCAAGGTGAAGGCCTACCGGCGCATGCACTCGGAGCTCGATGTGGCCAAGGACCCGGGCTACCGGAAGGTGCTGGAGAAGGCGCTGGCCAAGCAGCGCAAGCGCATGCCGCCCTACTGGGAGCAGGTGCTGGCGAGCCTGGAAGAGATTCGCGAACGCTGCCTCGAAAAGAAGGTCATGATCGCCTGCGAGAATCGGGAGAAGTTCCAAGAGCTGCCGCTCGATGACGACTTTCCGGCCTTTTTTGATGCGATGCCCGAGCAGCGGCACTGCGGCTATTGGCACGACACGGGCCATGCCGAGCTCAAGCAGAACATGGGCGTCATCAGTCACCGTGAGCATTTGGAGAAGAACGCCAGCCGCCTGCTGGGCTTCCACCTGCACGACGTCGCGGATGACGATGACCATCAGCCGGTGGGTTATGGGCAGATCGATTTCGACATGATCAGCTCATTCTGGGAGCCGCACCATCGGCTTACCTTGGAACTGAGTCCGCGCACCACGCCGCGACACGTGTTGATGTCCAAGGAGCGCGTCGACGCCTTGGTTGAAAAACGTTTCGGCTGA
- the rpsU gene encoding 30S ribosomal protein S21, whose product MPIEIKIRKSEPVDRALRRLKKKLERENIIKGVRAKRYFEKPCAKRRRKEKVMAFTQMLRRRHEG is encoded by the coding sequence ATGCCCATCGAAATCAAAATCCGCAAAAGCGAGCCGGTCGACCGCGCCCTGCGTCGCCTGAAGAAGAAGCTCGAACGCGAGAACATCATCAAGGGTGTTCGCGCCAAGCGTTACTTCGAGAAGCCCTGCGCGAAGCGTCGCCGCAAGGAGAAGGTCATGGCCTTCACCCAGATGCTGCGCCGTCGCCACGAGGGTTGA
- the dnaE gene encoding DNA polymerase III subunit alpha has translation MPADPSFAHLHVHTDYSLLDGACRIDRLMGRASELGMTALALTDHGNLFGAIAFYNAAKAAGIKPLIGCELYMTTGSRLEKKGRAEDGKSYYHLGLLAKNLTGYQNLLKLVSDSHLRGFYYKPRTDMETLAQYSEGLIGFTGCLASLVPQLLLHDREEEAREACAKFVDIFGKENYFVEIQDHGIPEQKKIIPGLIKLGEEFDLKLIATNDVHYVNADDAQPHDALLCIQTGSKLAEENRMRFSGDQFYLKSRAEMERVFPEFPESILNTQLVAEMCDLAIPFPKGSERYPKYPLPPEISSKYSPAEYLHQLCVEGLKDRYDVDYDSIAAHENVAAKLDLLNNRPEGEKPKPPDYSGLDSAEELVVRLGYEQAIINVTGFVDYFLVVWDFINWAREHEIPVGPGRGSGAGCLVAYLLTITNIDPMRFGLLFERFLNPERISPPDFDIDFCMRRRVEVIDYVREKYGRDCVANIITYGTLGAKMVIRDVSRVHDLAFADADRLAKMIPDELNISLTDSIEKSSELRTEIDRNPMAKKIVTAGLVLEGMVRNTGKHAAGIIITDQPLENFVPLTLQEGDVTVQFSMKAVDKLGLLKMDFLGLKTLTVISDAVANVRRTQQMPDFSIDDVSLEDPKTYELLNAGKTVGVFQLESPGMQNASRQVGISNIDDINAISALYRPGPMQFIPDYARGKHNPASVQYPHELLEPVLRETFGIIVYQEQVMECAKVIAGYSLGGADMLRRAMGKKDQKAMDEQRQIFIKGAKEKHDISATKANEIFDLLNKFAQYGFNKSHSAAYAVVAYQTAYLKANYPVEFMAAVLTAELGNAEKVSHFIDEALAMGIEVQGPDVNESRENFAPVAGGKIRFGLAGIKGVGEAASLKIIEEREANGHFENFDDFIARVDGKAANKRVLEHLVKTGAFDFSGEPRKGIFERIDSAIAAAAEQARDRAAGQNNFLDMLAEPEPPKPAGNRKSEIKNLKPDDVTDFTSSEKLAFEKELLGFYVSGHPMNTYIGLADALDTYDLDELLEQEDRTPFRICGIAGGLQKKLSKKDNRPWVAFSLATKQATLQLNMFANAYEEYGEVLSENAPVVICGTVMVNEEGARLNVREAYHLPNYVASNIKRVTWLLDPANTDNSSFLRSLRPIIDGQSGPTSTSLGFVGPDRSVAIADISTALDWKLSGEIFQVLRNHPAVVGVQIETAPFELKQTQRWGKRR, from the coding sequence GTGCCCGCCGATCCGAGTTTCGCCCACCTTCACGTTCACACCGATTATTCCCTGCTCGACGGAGCCTGCCGCATCGACCGGCTGATGGGCCGCGCCAGCGAGCTCGGCATGACCGCGCTCGCTCTCACCGACCACGGTAACCTCTTCGGCGCCATCGCGTTCTACAACGCCGCCAAGGCCGCCGGCATCAAGCCGCTCATCGGCTGCGAGCTCTACATGACCACCGGCTCCCGCCTCGAAAAGAAGGGACGCGCCGAGGACGGCAAGAGCTACTACCACCTGGGCCTCCTCGCCAAAAACCTCACCGGCTACCAGAACCTGCTCAAGCTGGTCTCCGACTCCCACCTGCGCGGTTTTTATTACAAACCCCGCACCGACATGGAGACCCTCGCCCAATATTCCGAGGGCCTCATCGGCTTCACCGGCTGCCTCGCCTCCCTCGTCCCCCAGCTCCTCCTGCACGATCGCGAAGAGGAAGCCCGCGAGGCCTGCGCTAAGTTCGTCGATATCTTCGGCAAGGAGAACTACTTCGTCGAAATCCAGGACCACGGCATCCCCGAGCAGAAGAAGATCATTCCCGGCCTCATCAAGCTGGGCGAGGAGTTCGACCTGAAACTCATCGCCACCAACGACGTCCACTACGTCAACGCCGACGACGCCCAGCCGCACGACGCCCTGCTCTGCATCCAGACCGGCTCCAAGCTGGCCGAGGAAAACCGCATGCGTTTCTCCGGCGACCAGTTCTACCTCAAGTCGCGCGCCGAGATGGAACGGGTCTTCCCAGAGTTCCCCGAGTCCATTCTCAACACCCAGCTGGTCGCCGAGATGTGCGACCTCGCCATCCCCTTCCCCAAGGGCTCCGAGCGTTACCCCAAGTATCCGCTGCCCCCGGAAATTTCCTCCAAGTATTCGCCTGCCGAATACCTTCACCAGCTCTGCGTCGAGGGCCTGAAGGACCGCTACGACGTCGATTACGATTCCATCGCCGCTCACGAGAACGTCGCCGCCAAACTCGACCTGCTCAACAACCGCCCCGAAGGCGAAAAACCCAAGCCGCCCGACTACTCCGGCCTCGATAGCGCCGAAGAGCTCGTCGTCCGTCTCGGCTACGAGCAGGCCATCATCAACGTCACCGGCTTCGTCGACTACTTCCTTGTCGTGTGGGACTTCATCAACTGGGCCCGCGAACACGAGATCCCCGTCGGTCCCGGCCGTGGTTCCGGTGCCGGCTGCCTCGTCGCCTACCTGCTGACCATCACCAACATCGACCCGATGCGGTTCGGTCTGCTCTTCGAACGTTTCCTCAACCCGGAACGTATCTCCCCGCCCGACTTCGATATCGACTTCTGCATGCGCCGCCGCGTCGAGGTGATCGACTACGTGCGCGAGAAATACGGCCGCGACTGCGTCGCCAACATCATCACCTACGGCACCCTCGGCGCCAAGATGGTCATCCGCGACGTCTCCCGCGTGCACGACCTCGCCTTCGCCGACGCCGACCGGCTCGCGAAGATGATTCCCGACGAGCTCAACATCTCGCTCACCGATTCCATCGAGAAGTCTTCCGAGCTGCGCACCGAGATCGACCGCAACCCGATGGCCAAGAAGATCGTCACCGCCGGTCTCGTCCTCGAGGGCATGGTGCGCAACACCGGCAAACACGCCGCCGGCATCATCATCACCGACCAGCCGCTGGAGAACTTCGTCCCCCTCACCCTGCAGGAAGGCGACGTCACCGTGCAGTTCTCCATGAAGGCCGTGGATAAACTCGGCCTGCTGAAGATGGACTTCCTCGGCCTCAAGACGCTCACCGTCATCTCCGACGCCGTCGCCAACGTCCGCCGCACCCAGCAGATGCCGGACTTCTCCATCGACGACGTCTCCCTCGAGGACCCCAAAACCTACGAGCTGCTCAACGCCGGCAAAACCGTCGGCGTGTTCCAGCTCGAATCGCCGGGCATGCAGAACGCCTCCCGCCAGGTGGGCATCTCCAACATCGACGACATCAACGCCATCTCGGCCCTCTACCGGCCGGGCCCGATGCAGTTCATCCCCGACTACGCCCGCGGTAAACACAACCCGGCCTCGGTCCAGTATCCCCACGAGCTCCTCGAGCCCGTCCTCCGCGAAACCTTCGGCATCATCGTCTACCAGGAACAGGTGATGGAGTGTGCCAAGGTCATCGCCGGTTATTCCCTCGGTGGCGCCGACATGCTCCGCCGCGCCATGGGTAAGAAAGACCAGAAGGCCATGGATGAGCAGCGCCAGATCTTCATCAAGGGCGCCAAGGAGAAGCACGACATCTCCGCCACCAAAGCCAACGAGATCTTCGACCTCCTCAACAAGTTCGCCCAATACGGCTTCAACAAATCCCACTCCGCCGCCTACGCCGTCGTCGCCTACCAGACGGCGTATTTGAAAGCCAACTACCCGGTCGAGTTCATGGCCGCCGTGCTCACCGCCGAGCTCGGCAACGCCGAAAAGGTGTCCCACTTCATCGATGAAGCCCTCGCCATGGGCATCGAGGTGCAGGGCCCCGACGTGAACGAATCCCGCGAAAACTTCGCCCCGGTCGCCGGCGGCAAAATCCGCTTCGGTCTCGCCGGCATCAAGGGCGTGGGTGAAGCCGCCTCCCTCAAGATCATCGAGGAGCGCGAAGCCAACGGGCACTTCGAGAACTTCGACGACTTCATCGCCCGCGTCGACGGCAAGGCCGCCAACAAACGCGTCCTCGAACACCTCGTCAAAACCGGCGCCTTCGATTTCTCCGGCGAGCCGCGCAAGGGCATCTTCGAGCGCATCGACTCCGCCATCGCCGCCGCCGCCGAGCAGGCCCGCGACCGCGCCGCCGGCCAAAACAACTTCCTCGACATGCTGGCCGAACCCGAGCCGCCGAAACCTGCCGGCAATCGAAAATCCGAAATCAAAAATCTGAAACCCGACGACGTCACCGACTTCACGTCATCGGAAAAACTCGCCTTCGAAAAGGAGCTGCTCGGCTTCTACGTCTCCGGCCACCCGATGAACACCTACATCGGTCTCGCCGACGCGCTCGACACCTACGACCTCGACGAGCTGCTGGAACAGGAGGACCGCACGCCCTTCCGCATCTGCGGCATCGCCGGTGGCCTGCAGAAAAAACTCTCCAAAAAGGACAACCGCCCCTGGGTCGCCTTCTCCCTCGCCACCAAACAGGCCACCCTGCAGCTCAACATGTTTGCCAACGCCTACGAGGAATACGGCGAGGTGCTCAGCGAAAACGCCCCGGTTGTCATCTGCGGCACGGTCATGGTCAACGAAGAGGGTGCCCGCCTCAACGTCCGCGAGGCGTATCATCTGCCCAACTACGTCGCCTCCAACATCAAGCGCGTCACCTGGCTGCTCGATCCGGCCAATACCGACAACAGCTCCTTCCTGCGCAGTCTGCGGCCCATCATCGACGGCCAGTCCGGTCCCACCTCCACCAGCCTCGGTTTCGTGGGCCCCGACCGCTCCGTCGCCATCGCCGACATCTCCACCGCCCTCGACTGGAAACTCTCCGGCGAAATCTTCCAGGTCCTGCGCAACCACCCCGCCGTCGTCGGCGTGCAAATCGAGACCGCCCCCTTCGAACTCAAACAGACCCAGCGCTGGGGTAAACGGCGCTAA